One Keratinibaculum paraultunense genomic window carries:
- the der gene encoding ribosome biogenesis GTPase Der encodes MNRPVVCIVGRPNVGKSTLFNKIVGKRIAITEDSPGVTRDRIYSEAEWLNRYFILIDTGGLEPESEEIIPMNIKRQVEMAIDTADVILFVVDGREGVTATDMEIANILRRSGKEILLVCNKVDTHKVSDKVFEFYELGIGNPIPISAEQSLGIGDLLDEVIKHFPEDKEKDLDEDIVKISVIGKPNVGKSSLINNILGEERVIVTDIPGTTRDAIDTYVTFENEKYIFIDTAGLRRKRSIYKNVERYSVVRTLTAIDRSDLCILVIDGTEGVTEQDTKIAGYAHEKGKGIIIAVNKWDIVEKETNTYWEFEKNIKSKLSFITYAPIVFISAKTGKRVNKLLELIKVVNNNYNLRISTGVLNDIINEAVILNQPPSDKGVRLKIYYGTQVAVRPPKFLIFINKKELMHFSYQRYLENQIRQYFGFEGVPIQFEFREKGD; translated from the coding sequence ATGAATAGACCAGTTGTTTGTATAGTGGGAAGACCTAATGTAGGTAAATCTACGTTGTTTAATAAAATAGTTGGTAAGAGAATAGCTATTACAGAAGATAGTCCAGGAGTTACAAGGGATAGGATTTATTCAGAGGCTGAATGGCTTAATAGATATTTCATTTTAATTGATACTGGAGGTTTAGAGCCTGAATCAGAGGAAATTATACCAATGAATATTAAAAGACAAGTTGAAATGGCTATAGATACAGCCGATGTGATATTGTTTGTTGTAGATGGTAGAGAAGGAGTTACTGCTACAGATATGGAAATTGCAAATATACTTAGAAGATCAGGTAAAGAAATACTATTAGTATGTAATAAAGTCGATACTCATAAGGTTTCAGATAAAGTATTTGAATTTTATGAATTAGGAATAGGTAATCCAATACCTATATCTGCTGAACAAAGTTTAGGTATTGGAGATCTATTAGATGAAGTTATAAAACATTTTCCTGAAGATAAAGAAAAAGATTTAGATGAAGATATTGTGAAGATATCGGTTATTGGGAAACCTAATGTGGGTAAATCTTCATTAATAAATAATATATTAGGAGAAGAAAGAGTTATAGTAACAGATATTCCAGGTACAACGAGAGATGCTATAGATACTTATGTTACTTTTGAGAATGAAAAATATATTTTTATAGATACCGCTGGTTTAAGAAGGAAAAGAAGTATATATAAAAATGTAGAAAGATACAGTGTTGTTCGTACTTTGACTGCTATTGACCGTTCAGATTTGTGCATACTGGTAATAGATGGTACAGAAGGGGTTACTGAACAAGATACAAAGATTGCAGGGTATGCTCATGAAAAAGGAAAAGGAATTATAATAGCTGTGAACAAATGGGATATTGTAGAAAAAGAAACTAACACTTATTGGGAATTTGAAAAAAATATAAAAAGCAAACTTAGTTTTATAACTTATGCACCTATTGTGTTTATATCAGCTAAAACGGGTAAAAGAGTAAATAAGTTATTGGAATTGATAAAAGTGGTCAATAATAATTATAATCTAAGGATAAGTACTGGAGTTTTAAATGATATAATCAATGAAGCAGTTATTTTAAATCAACCGCCTTCTGATAAAGGAGTAAGACTTAAAATATATTATGGTACTCAAGTAGCTGTTAGACCGCCTAAATTTTTAATATTTATAAATAAAAAAGAGCTTATGCATTTTTCTTATCAGAGATATTTAGAAAATCAAATAAGACAATATTTTGGATTTGAAGGAGTACCAATTCAATTTGAGTTTAGGGAAAAGGGTGATTAA
- the plsY gene encoding glycerol-3-phosphate 1-O-acyltransferase PlsY, whose amino-acid sequence MNKSFIVALISYFIGNFSSAYILGKAFQKKDIRNYGSGNAGATNALRVFGKKLGGITFILDVLKGIIAVYIGERIMGYNGKLIASIFVVLGHDWPVFLKFKGGKGVATSLGVIFLLHYPTAIICTAIGIAIIIITRYVSLGSIIAAGLVPIVGSIVNRPFNKNFFITTFILAILVISRHKDNINRLVKGEEFKLGEKV is encoded by the coding sequence TTGAATAAATCATTCATAGTTGCTTTAATATCTTATTTTATTGGAAATTTTTCATCAGCTTATATTTTGGGTAAGGCATTTCAAAAAAAAGATATAAGAAATTATGGCAGCGGAAATGCTGGTGCTACCAATGCGTTAAGAGTTTTTGGGAAAAAATTAGGAGGCATAACTTTTATTCTTGATGTTTTAAAAGGCATAATAGCGGTGTATATTGGAGAAAGGATTATGGGATATAATGGAAAGTTAATAGCTAGTATATTTGTTGTATTGGGACATGATTGGCCTGTATTTTTAAAATTTAAAGGAGGAAAAGGGGTGGCTACTTCTCTAGGTGTTATATTTTTATTACACTATCCTACAGCTATTATTTGTACTGCAATAGGTATAGCAATTATAATTATTACTAGATATGTTTCATTAGGTTCCATCATAGCTGCAGGATTAGTGCCTATAGTAGGTTCTATAGTAAATAGACCTTTTAATAAAAATTTTTTTATAACCACGTTTATACTGGCTATTTTAGTAATATCTAGGCATAAAGATAATATAAATAGGTTAGTAAAAGGAGAAGAGTTTAAACTTGGAGAAAAGGTATAA
- a CDS encoding RNA-binding protein, giving the protein MICLNLDKDKLVSHIKDKNQIMNMCRILDKIEIVMNTHKIQSTDFYDPYERRLAQSILNHFQEITYCELGGLEEAERKVFVIYPDYYQFKQEDIPICGFMIYDYVGRYSHRDFLGSILSLGINREKVGDILIHKNYTQIIVKNEISDYIFISLERIGNEKIKVMQIPLTDIKKGNVNYKEIYITVSSLRLDALISGSWNLSRQDSQKLIKRNNVKVNWEPIDKVYREVSKGDIVSVKGYGRFILDSIKGFSRKGRIRIKIRLLI; this is encoded by the coding sequence GTGATTTGTTTGAATTTAGATAAGGACAAGCTTGTATCTCACATAAAAGACAAAAATCAGATAATGAACATGTGTAGGATATTGGATAAAATTGAAATAGTTATGAATACTCATAAAATACAATCTACAGATTTTTATGATCCCTATGAAAGAAGACTTGCTCAGTCTATTTTGAATCATTTTCAAGAAATAACTTATTGTGAGTTAGGAGGGTTGGAGGAAGCAGAGAGAAAGGTTTTTGTTATATATCCAGATTACTATCAATTTAAACAAGAAGATATACCTATATGTGGATTTATGATATATGATTATGTTGGGAGATATTCCCATAGAGATTTTCTAGGAAGTATACTTAGTTTAGGAATAAATAGAGAAAAAGTAGGGGATATATTAATACATAAGAACTATACTCAAATCATAGTTAAAAATGAAATATCAGATTATATATTTATTTCACTAGAAAGAATTGGAAATGAAAAAATTAAAGTAATGCAAATTCCTTTAACAGATATAAAAAAAGGGAATGTGAATTACAAAGAAATTTATATTACAGTTTCTTCTTTGAGATTGGATGCACTAATAAGTGGTAGTTGGAATTTGTCTAGACAAGACAGTCAAAAACTAATTAAAAGAAATAATGTAAAAGTAAACTGGGAACCTATAGATAAAGTTTATAGAGAAGTTTCAAAAGGGGATATAGTTTCAGTAAAAGGGTATGGAAGATTTATATTAGATTCCATAAAAGGATTTAGTAGAAAGGGAAGAATAAGAATAAAAATTAGACTATTAATATAA
- a CDS encoding YggS family pyridoxal phosphate-dependent enzyme, with translation MDITVKDNLLMIKQNINRALQKSGRTDDDVDIIAVTKTVGIEQINEAINAGLYKIGENRVQELIKKYDIIGEKVEYHMIGHLQTNKVKYIIDKVSLIHSLDRLSLAGELDKRAKKSNLNISTLIQVNVAEEKSKYGLRVNQVIPFIEEISKYENIKVKGLMTIAPFVEDPEEVRWVFRDLRRLSEMIKDRNYENVKMDILSMGMTNDYEVAIEEGSNMIRIGTGLFGKRNY, from the coding sequence ATGGATATTACTGTTAAGGATAATTTATTAATGATAAAACAAAATATAAATAGAGCTTTACAAAAATCAGGAAGGACAGATGATGATGTAGATATAATTGCAGTTACTAAAACTGTTGGAATTGAACAAATAAATGAAGCAATTAATGCTGGGCTATACAAAATTGGTGAAAATAGAGTTCAAGAATTAATAAAAAAGTACGATATTATAGGTGAGAAAGTAGAATATCATATGATAGGTCATTTACAAACCAACAAAGTAAAGTATATAATCGATAAGGTATCTTTAATTCATTCCTTAGATAGATTATCTCTTGCAGGGGAATTGGACAAAAGGGCAAAAAAAAGCAATTTAAACATAAGTACACTTATTCAAGTTAATGTAGCTGAGGAAAAGAGTAAATATGGTCTTAGAGTTAATCAAGTTATTCCTTTTATTGAAGAGATATCTAAATATGAGAATATTAAAGTAAAAGGTCTTATGACAATAGCTCCTTTTGTAGAGGATCCAGAAGAAGTGAGGTGGGTTTTTAGAGATTTACGCAGATTAAGTGAAATGATTAAGGATAGAAATTATGAAAATGTTAAAATGGATATACTTTCTATGGGAATGACCAATGACTATGAAGTTGCCATAGAAGAAGGTTCCAATATGATAAGAATTGGGACAGGATTATTTGGAAAAAGAAATTATTAG
- the spoIVA gene encoding stage IV sporulation protein A: MDKFDIYKDIAERTEGDIYAGVVGPVRTGKSTFIKRFMELLVLPNIENKYKKERAIDELPLSGAGRTIMTTEPKFVPNEAVELVLRDNVKFKVRMVDCVGYLVEGALGHIEDEVPRMVTTPWYEKEIPFEEAAEIGTRKVIADHSTIGIVVTTDGSITDIDRSNYIKAEERVISELKELEKPFVIVLNSKHPNLDSTLALKESLEEKYGVSVLAIDCLKMDIEDIEEVFEKLLFEFPVKEITINLPGWVEGLPREHWIKISIIDSIKESIKTLQKLNEVEYSLETLNQLDIIEKINIEEINLGKGVVNVELIIDNELLYQALEEMTGYKLEGDYQILALINKLAETKKEYDRIEKALNEANEIGYGLVSPRLEDLELAEPEIYRQGNRFGVKLKAEAPSLHILKCNITTEVSPLIGTEKQSEELVRYFLDEFEEDPSKIWQSNLFGKSLYDLVNEQLQGKLNSMPEDARQKMRRALERIINDGSGGLICIII, from the coding sequence ATGGATAAGTTTGACATATATAAAGATATAGCCGAGAGGACGGAAGGGGATATATATGCTGGAGTAGTAGGTCCGGTTAGAACTGGCAAATCAACTTTTATAAAGAGATTTATGGAGTTATTGGTGCTTCCTAATATTGAAAACAAGTATAAAAAAGAAAGAGCTATAGACGAATTACCTTTAAGCGGAGCAGGAAGAACTATTATGACTACTGAACCTAAATTTGTGCCTAATGAAGCAGTTGAACTAGTACTAAGGGATAATGTTAAATTTAAAGTAAGAATGGTAGATTGTGTGGGATATCTAGTTGAAGGAGCATTAGGACATATAGAAGATGAAGTGCCTAGAATGGTTACAACTCCTTGGTATGAAAAAGAAATTCCTTTTGAAGAAGCTGCAGAAATTGGTACAAGAAAGGTGATTGCTGATCATTCAACTATAGGAATAGTTGTGACTACTGATGGTTCGATTACAGATATAGATAGGTCCAATTATATAAAAGCAGAAGAAAGAGTTATATCAGAATTAAAAGAGCTGGAGAAGCCTTTTGTTATAGTATTAAATAGTAAGCATCCGAACTTAGATAGTACGTTAGCTTTAAAAGAAAGTTTAGAAGAAAAATATGGAGTATCAGTATTAGCAATTGATTGTCTAAAAATGGATATAGAAGATATAGAAGAAGTTTTCGAAAAATTGTTATTTGAATTTCCGGTTAAAGAAATTACTATTAATTTACCAGGATGGGTTGAAGGATTGCCTAGGGAACATTGGATAAAAATAAGTATAATAGATTCTATTAAGGAATCCATTAAGACATTGCAAAAACTAAATGAAGTAGAATATTCATTGGAGACTTTAAATCAATTGGATATTATTGAGAAGATAAATATAGAAGAGATAAATTTAGGAAAAGGGGTAGTAAATGTAGAATTAATAATAGATAATGAGCTTTTATATCAAGCGTTGGAGGAGATGACTGGATACAAGCTTGAAGGTGATTACCAAATACTTGCACTGATAAATAAGTTAGCAGAAACTAAAAAAGAATACGATAGGATAGAGAAAGCATTGAATGAAGCAAATGAGATTGGGTACGGTTTAGTTAGTCCAAGGCTAGAGGATTTGGAATTAGCAGAGCCTGAAATATATAGACAAGGTAATAGATTTGGAGTAAAACTTAAAGCAGAGGCTCCATCTCTTCATATATTAAAATGTAATATAACCACGGAAGTATCTCCATTAATAGGAACAGAAAAACAATCAGAAGAATTAGTTAGATATTTTTTAGATGAGTTTGAGGAAGATCCATCTAAAATATGGCAGTCTAATTTATTTGGAAAATCTTTATATGATTTAGTAAATGAGCAATTACAAGGAAAGCTAAATTCAATGCCAGAAGATGCTAGACAAAAAATGAGGAGAGCATTAGAAAGAATTATAAATGATGGTAGCGGTGGTTTAATATGCATTATAATTTAA
- a CDS encoding DUF512 domain-containing protein, with translation MELKNIDNNKNIIEKIKKNSIAEELGIESGDVLLSINGKRVRDIIDYKFLISDEYVVVEILKSYRELWEIEIEKEFDEDLGIEFSNPLIDRAKSCKNKCIFCFIDQLPPNMRKTLYFKDDDSRLSFLQGNFITFTNMRDEEIDRIIAYRLSPINVSVHTTNPELRKKMLNNKNAGKIMSILTRFKEAGIEVNCQIVLVPGVNDGKELERTLKDLSNLYPSVKSIAVVPVGITKYRKGLYEIEPFNSDSSKEVLSLIEKAQNEFLKKIGTRLVFASDEFYVMSGMDLPYYEEYEGFPQLENGVGLIRSFEYEVKEELRNIKENIFLSKKYILATGTLAANFMEYIKNCIIDKFNGLQLKVVPIENNFFGKTITVSGLITGQDLIEQLKLYDDVDGIIIPKSMLKQDSNIFLDDLTVEDVEKNLKVKVIPVDVSGKDFIDLFRKA, from the coding sequence ATGGAGTTAAAAAACATTGATAACAATAAAAATATAATAGAAAAGATTAAAAAAAATAGTATTGCTGAAGAGCTAGGTATTGAATCAGGAGATGTATTGCTATCTATAAATGGGAAAAGAGTTCGAGATATAATAGATTATAAGTTTTTAATCTCTGATGAATATGTTGTAGTAGAAATACTAAAATCCTATAGGGAATTATGGGAAATTGAAATTGAAAAAGAATTTGACGAGGATTTAGGGATTGAATTTTCTAATCCTTTAATTGATAGAGCTAAATCCTGTAAAAATAAATGTATTTTTTGTTTTATAGATCAATTACCCCCAAATATGCGAAAAACTTTGTACTTTAAAGATGATGATTCAAGATTATCCTTTTTACAAGGGAATTTTATTACCTTCACAAATATGAGAGATGAGGAAATTGATAGGATAATAGCTTATAGGTTAAGTCCTATAAATGTGTCTGTTCATACAACAAATCCAGAGCTTAGAAAAAAAATGTTAAACAATAAAAATGCTGGTAAGATCATGTCAATATTAACTAGATTTAAGGAAGCAGGTATTGAGGTAAATTGCCAAATAGTATTGGTACCAGGTGTAAATGATGGGAAAGAATTAGAAAGGACTTTGAAGGACTTATCTAATTTATATCCAAGTGTAAAGTCTATAGCAGTTGTACCAGTAGGGATTACTAAATATAGAAAAGGTTTATATGAAATAGAGCCTTTTAATAGTGATAGTTCAAAGGAAGTATTATCTCTAATAGAAAAAGCTCAAAATGAATTTTTAAAAAAAATTGGAACTCGACTTGTGTTTGCTTCTGATGAATTTTATGTAATGTCTGGAATGGATTTGCCTTATTATGAGGAATACGAAGGGTTCCCCCAATTAGAAAACGGAGTCGGTTTGATAAGATCCTTTGAATATGAAGTAAAAGAGGAATTAAGAAATATTAAAGAAAATATTTTTTTAAGTAAAAAGTATATATTAGCTACTGGAACTTTAGCTGCTAATTTTATGGAATATATAAAAAATTGTATAATAGATAAGTTTAATGGGTTACAATTAAAAGTAGTTCCAATTGAAAATAATTTTTTTGGGAAAACTATTACTGTTTCAGGATTGATAACTGGGCAAGATTTAATAGAACAGCTTAAGCTCTATGATGATGTAGATGGCATAATAATACCAAAATCCATGTTAAAGCAAGATAGCAATATTTTTTTAGATGATCTTACTGTTGAAGATGTAGAAAAGAATTTAAAAGTAAAAGTAATCCCTGTTGATGTATCAGGCAAAGATTTTATAGATTTATTTAGGAAAGCATGA
- a CDS encoding HlyD family efflux transporter periplasmic adaptor subunit, whose amino-acid sequence MSLKEREEKRKKQKKRGNIGRLFLVSFIFIYLFFRSIPSLFGVTSKSIFPESTIIEDKIETKGIIIKKENVYYADGNGTLELYVDEGERVPSGIKIAQLSMLDETSTLKQELNELNKKIDILTKTEKDNEIIKIDENKVQEGLDETIRAIQNSIADKNYEKVEVLKGKLSLYYGKQREISGEDTLISYSVESLEKSRDELLQQITSNTIDYYSKQSGIVSYIIDEFEDIYSFNNKEKYTYSDFKEASNKQNSNEKPKDVEYGKPIFKIIDNLEWYMIIKIDNMKDVSNYEVGKYITITSDKNNKEIKGIIKNINKDGNKGTILCKFNTDFYDYYDKRFIDVSIIKYKHEAYKLPIKCVVEKDGIKGVYTKDISGIIKFKPIEILAEDDKFVYVSNGDKNNKIKLKGSDKLVKTISIFDEILLNTKNVKDGSIIE is encoded by the coding sequence ATGTCACTAAAAGAACGTGAAGAGAAAAGAAAAAAACAAAAGAAAAGGGGAAATATAGGGAGGCTTTTTCTAGTATCTTTTATATTTATATACTTATTTTTTAGAAGTATTCCATCTTTATTTGGGGTTACCTCAAAATCTATATTTCCAGAATCAACTATTATAGAGGACAAAATTGAAACCAAAGGAATTATAATAAAAAAAGAAAATGTATATTATGCTGATGGAAATGGAACATTAGAATTATATGTTGACGAAGGAGAAAGAGTACCATCAGGTATTAAAATAGCACAGCTTAGTATGTTAGATGAAACTTCTACATTAAAACAAGAGCTAAATGAATTAAATAAGAAAATTGATATATTGACTAAAACTGAAAAAGATAATGAAATAATTAAAATAGATGAAAATAAAGTTCAAGAGGGTTTAGATGAAACAATAAGAGCCATTCAAAATTCAATTGCAGACAAGAACTATGAGAAAGTTGAAGTATTAAAAGGAAAATTGTCTTTATACTATGGGAAACAAAGGGAAATATCAGGAGAAGATACTTTGATTAGTTATAGTGTTGAAAGTTTAGAGAAAAGCAGAGATGAGTTACTTCAACAGATTACAAGTAATACAATTGATTATTATTCTAAGCAATCAGGAATAGTATCTTATATTATTGATGAATTTGAGGATATATATTCGTTTAATAATAAAGAAAAATACACATATTCAGATTTTAAGGAAGCTTCAAATAAACAAAATTCAAATGAGAAGCCCAAGGATGTAGAGTATGGAAAGCCTATTTTTAAAATTATTGATAATTTAGAATGGTATATGATAATAAAAATTGATAATATGAAAGATGTATCAAATTATGAAGTAGGAAAATATATTACTATTACTTCAGATAAAAATAATAAGGAAATAAAAGGTATAATAAAAAATATAAATAAAGATGGAAATAAAGGGACAATCCTTTGTAAATTTAATACTGATTTTTATGATTATTATGATAAGAGGTTTATAGATGTAAGTATAATAAAATATAAACATGAGGCATATAAATTACCCATTAAATGTGTGGTTGAAAAAGATGGTATAAAAGGAGTTTATACTAAGGATATTAGTGGTATAATTAAATTTAAACCAATAGAAATTTTAGCTGAAGATGACAAATTTGTTTATGTAAGTAATGGGGATAAAAACAATAAAATAAAATTAAAAGGAAGTGATAAATTAGTTAAAACTATATCCATATTTGATGAAATTTTATTAAATACTAAAAATGTCAAAGACGGAAGTATAATTGAATGA
- a CDS encoding YggT family protein: MFTLYRAISILFDIIELLIVIRIIFSFLRIGYYNPIGRFIYEMTEPILAPIRELIYKLGIDTGMFDFSPLIAVLLLRVILSILRAILI; the protein is encoded by the coding sequence ATGTTTACATTATATAGAGCAATTAGTATTTTATTTGATATTATTGAATTATTAATAGTTATAAGAATAATATTCTCTTTTTTAAGAATAGGTTATTATAATCCAATAGGACGATTTATATATGAGATGACAGAACCAATATTAGCTCCAATAAGGGAACTTATTTATAAGTTAGGAATAGATACAGGAATGTTTGATTTTTCTCCTTTAATTGCAGTATTACTATTAAGAGTCATATTAAGTATTTTAAGAGCAATACTTATTTAA
- a CDS encoding NAD(P)H-dependent glycerol-3-phosphate dehydrogenase, whose amino-acid sequence MQNVNIGVIGGGSWGTALAILLLNNGHNVDIWMRDSLQIQHVNEFHENKKYLPGITIPSNLKLTNDISKVIHDKQVIVLAIPSHGVRQILNDAKNIVDKDQVIVNVAKGIENNTLLRISQIVEEILPHNPYAVLSGPSHAEEVARNIPTAVVSASKDKEVAEYVQDIFMSSYFRVYTNLDVVGVELGGSLKNVIALGAGISDGLGYGDNTKAALMTRGIIEMARLGKKMGANSATFSGLSGIGDLIVTCTSMHSRNRKAGILIGQGKSLEEAINSVGMVVEGIKTAKSAYELAKREQVVMPITEEIYEVLYEGKDVKNSVNNLMLRDKKPEMEEIIRE is encoded by the coding sequence ATGCAAAATGTAAATATTGGTGTTATTGGAGGAGGAAGTTGGGGTACTGCTTTAGCAATTTTATTGTTAAACAATGGACATAATGTTGATATTTGGATGAGAGATAGTTTGCAAATACAGCATGTTAATGAGTTCCATGAAAACAAAAAATATTTGCCAGGAATAACCATTCCTTCTAATTTAAAATTAACCAATGATATATCAAAAGTAATACATGATAAGCAAGTAATAGTATTAGCTATTCCTTCTCATGGTGTAAGGCAAATTTTAAATGATGCAAAAAATATTGTTGATAAAGATCAAGTAATAGTTAATGTAGCAAAGGGAATAGAAAATAATACATTACTTAGAATTTCTCAGATAGTGGAAGAAATACTTCCACATAATCCTTATGCAGTATTATCTGGACCTTCTCATGCGGAAGAAGTGGCTAGGAATATACCTACTGCTGTAGTTTCAGCATCTAAAGATAAAGAAGTGGCAGAATATGTTCAGGATATATTTATGTCTTCTTATTTTAGAGTGTATACTAATTTAGATGTAGTAGGAGTAGAATTAGGAGGATCTTTAAAAAATGTAATAGCATTAGGAGCAGGTATTTCTGACGGTTTAGGATATGGTGATAATACTAAAGCAGCATTGATGACTCGTGGGATAATTGAAATGGCAAGGCTTGGTAAAAAAATGGGTGCTAATAGTGCAACTTTTTCAGGTCTTTCTGGAATTGGTGATTTAATTGTTACTTGTACTAGCATGCATAGTAGAAATAGGAAAGCTGGAATATTAATTGGGCAAGGTAAATCTTTAGAAGAAGCTATCAACTCTGTCGGCATGGTAGTAGAAGGAATAAAAACTGCTAAATCTGCTTACGAATTAGCTAAAAGAGAACAAGTAGTTATGCCCATTACTGAAGAAATATATGAGGTGCTTTATGAGGGTAAAGATGTAAAAAATTCTGTTAATAATTTGATGCTTAGAGATAAAAAACCTGAAATGGAAGAAATTATAAGAGAGTAA
- the glyA gene encoding serine hydroxymethyltransferase, with product MDFKNLKKSDPEVMKIIELETQRQREHIELIASENFVSPQVMEAMGSQLTNKYAEGYPRKRYYGGCEYVDMVEDLARERLKKLFDAEHANVQPHSGSNANLGVYFAVLKPGDKVLGMNLSQGGHLTHGSPVNISGTYYKFVDYGVDKETETIDYEEVRKIALKEKPKMIVAGASAYPRIIDFKKFREIADEVDAYLMVDMAHIAGLVAAGLHPSPVPYADFVTTTTHKTLRGPRGGAILCKEKYAKMIDKAIFPGIQGGPLMHVIAAKAVSFGEALEDSFKEYQKQIIKNAKVLADSLKEKGFRLVSGGTDNHLILLDVRDKGLTGKKAEEMLEEVNVTTNKNTIPFDPESPFITSGIRIGTPAVTTRGMKEEEMKEIAEIIDLALDENNDREEVKSRVLKLCSRFPLYE from the coding sequence ATGGATTTTAAAAATTTAAAAAAGTCAGACCCAGAAGTAATGAAGATTATTGAATTAGAAACACAGAGACAAAGAGAACATATTGAACTAATTGCTTCTGAAAATTTTGTTTCACCTCAAGTAATGGAAGCAATGGGTAGCCAGTTAACTAACAAATATGCTGAAGGGTATCCTAGAAAAAGATATTATGGTGGTTGTGAGTATGTAGATATGGTAGAGGATTTAGCTCGAGAAAGACTTAAAAAATTATTTGATGCTGAACATGCTAATGTACAACCTCATTCAGGTTCTAATGCTAATTTAGGAGTATATTTTGCAGTATTAAAACCTGGGGATAAGGTATTGGGAATGAATTTATCTCAAGGTGGACACTTAACTCATGGTAGTCCAGTTAATATATCTGGTACGTATTATAAGTTTGTTGATTATGGAGTAGATAAAGAAACGGAAACAATAGATTATGAAGAAGTGAGAAAAATTGCACTAAAAGAAAAACCAAAGATGATAGTAGCAGGTGCAAGTGCTTATCCAAGAATAATTGATTTTAAAAAGTTTAGAGAGATTGCAGATGAAGTTGATGCTTACTTGATGGTGGATATGGCCCATATTGCAGGTCTTGTTGCTGCAGGTCTTCATCCAAGTCCAGTACCTTATGCAGATTTTGTAACTACTACTACACATAAAACATTAAGAGGACCTAGAGGCGGTGCAATCCTTTGTAAAGAAAAATATGCAAAAATGATAGATAAAGCTATATTCCCTGGAATTCAAGGAGGACCATTGATGCATGTAATAGCAGCAAAAGCTGTTAGTTTTGGAGAGGCATTAGAAGATAGTTTTAAAGAATATCAAAAACAAATTATTAAAAATGCTAAAGTATTAGCAGATAGTTTAAAAGAAAAAGGTTTTAGATTAGTATCAGGAGGTACGGATAATCACCTAATTTTATTAGATGTAAGAGATAAAGGGTTAACTGGTAAAAAAGCAGAAGAAATGTTAGAAGAGGTTAATGTTACTACTAATAAAAATACAATTCCTTTTGATCCAGAAAGTCCATTTATTACAAGTGGTATAAGAATAGGAACACCAGCAGTTACAACTAGGGGTATGAAGGAAGAAGAAATGAAAGAAATTGCAGAAATAATTGATTTAGCATTAGATGAAAATAATGATAGGGAAGAAGTTAAAAGCAGAGTTTTAAAACTATGTTCTAGATTTCCATTATATGAATAA
- a CDS encoding cell division protein SepF produces the protein MAGLMDKFKYFIGIDDLDIDEDYNEDELYDELYDELEEPPITAKTKKMNNKVVNIHTAGNMKIVVHEPLTYEDAPKIIDDLKVRKTVVVNLEELEPGIKRQIFDFISGGLYSLDGKMQKVSKDIFILAPSNVELDGNIRDELKNRGVFHW, from the coding sequence ATGGCAGGTTTAATGGATAAATTTAAATATTTTATAGGAATTGATGATTTAGACATAGATGAAGATTATAACGAAGATGAATTATATGACGAATTATATGATGAATTAGAAGAACCGCCCATTACTGCAAAAACTAAAAAGATGAATAATAAAGTAGTGAATATTCATACAGCGGGAAATATGAAAATAGTTGTGCATGAACCTTTAACTTATGAAGATGCACCTAAAATAATTGATGATTTAAAAGTAAGAAAAACTGTAGTAGTTAATTTGGAAGAGTTAGAGCCTGGAATAAAAAGACAGATATTTGATTTTATTAGTGGAGGATTGTATTCGTTAGATGGAAAGATGCAAAAAGTTAGTAAGGATATATTTATTTTAGCTCCTAGCAATGTAGAATTGGATGGTAATATAAGAGATGAATTAAAAAATAGAGGCGTTTTTCACTGGTAA